A single window of Paenibacillus sp. SYP-B4298 DNA harbors:
- a CDS encoding UDP-N-acetylmuramoyl-L-alanyl-D-glutamate--2,6-diaminopimelate ligase, whose protein sequence is MKLDELAAYLLTSRVHGDGSLSINGIEIDSRKAAPGNLFICLPGHTVDGHDYAAQAVERGAAALVAERLLPLAVPQLIVKDSRHALAVLADAYYGQPSQQLRLIGVTGTNGKTTTTYLIEQILADAKHVPGVIGTIEMRYAGQVHPMSGTTPEALQLQQSLHDMTLAGVDYCVMEVSSHALEQGRVKGCRYRTAIFTNLTQDHLDYHGTMDNYLAAKGLLFSRLGNTYAAGALERSYAVLNSDDPASRLLARQTAAEVVTYGVDAEADVRASQIRITAQGTTFHVQTFRGDADITLQMVGKFNVYNALAAITAGLIEGIAIEQLKQSLERIPGVPGRVEAVDAGQKFAVIVDYAHTPDGLENVLRSVKEFATRNIICVFGCGGDRDKTKRPLMGKIAARYADKVIVTSDNPRTEEPESILRDIEYGLQEDGVDRDRYTLIADRKRAIEKAVEMASPDDVVLIAGKGHETYQIIGKNTIAFDDRQVAKEAIRSIGL, encoded by the coding sequence ATGAAACTCGATGAGCTGGCTGCATATCTGCTGACCTCGCGTGTACACGGGGACGGCTCACTCTCGATCAACGGCATCGAGATCGATTCCAGGAAGGCGGCTCCCGGCAACCTGTTTATCTGTCTGCCGGGTCATACGGTAGATGGACATGATTACGCCGCACAAGCGGTAGAACGCGGTGCGGCGGCGCTTGTCGCAGAGCGGCTGCTGCCGCTCGCGGTGCCGCAGCTAATCGTCAAGGACAGCCGCCACGCGCTGGCGGTGCTGGCGGATGCTTATTATGGTCAGCCGTCACAGCAGCTTCGTCTGATCGGGGTCACCGGTACGAATGGCAAGACGACCACAACCTATCTGATTGAGCAGATACTCGCTGATGCCAAGCATGTGCCGGGCGTAATCGGGACGATCGAGATGCGTTATGCGGGGCAGGTGCATCCGATGTCAGGGACAACACCGGAGGCGCTGCAGCTTCAGCAATCTCTGCATGACATGACTCTTGCAGGCGTGGACTACTGCGTCATGGAGGTGTCCTCTCATGCGCTCGAGCAAGGTCGGGTGAAGGGATGTCGTTACCGTACCGCCATCTTCACCAATCTGACCCAGGATCATCTGGACTATCACGGTACGATGGACAATTATCTGGCAGCCAAGGGGCTGCTGTTCTCGCGGCTGGGCAATACCTACGCTGCCGGCGCATTGGAGCGTTCCTATGCGGTGCTGAACAGCGATGATCCGGCCAGCCGGCTGCTTGCGAGGCAGACTGCTGCTGAGGTCGTCACTTATGGCGTGGATGCGGAGGCAGATGTGCGAGCATCTCAGATTCGGATTACGGCTCAAGGCACCACGTTCCATGTGCAGACCTTCCGCGGAGATGCAGACATTACGCTGCAGATGGTGGGCAAGTTCAATGTATATAACGCGCTGGCAGCGATTACGGCAGGATTGATTGAGGGCATCGCCATCGAGCAGTTGAAGCAGAGTCTGGAACGCATCCCGGGTGTGCCGGGGCGGGTGGAGGCAGTCGATGCCGGACAGAAGTTCGCGGTGATTGTCGACTATGCGCATACACCGGATGGGCTGGAGAATGTGCTGCGCTCGGTCAAGGAATTCGCTACCCGCAATATTATCTGTGTCTTTGGCTGCGGCGGAGACCGCGACAAGACGAAGCGTCCGCTGATGGGCAAGATCGCCGCCCGCTATGCCGATAAAGTCATCGTAACGTCTGATAATCCTCGTACAGAGGAGCCGGAGAGCATCCTCCGTGACATTGAGTACGGGCTGCAGGAGGACGGTGTTGACAGGGATCGGTACACGCTGATTGCCGATCGGAAGCGCGCGATTGAAAAAGCTGTTGAAATGGCAAGCCCTGACGATGTAGTATTGATTGCGGGGAAAGGTCATGAAACCTATCAGATCATCGGCAAGAATACGATAGCCTTCGATGACAGGCAAGTGGCTAAAGAAGCGATAAGGAGTATCGGATTGTGA
- a CDS encoding stage V sporulation protein D, whose amino-acid sequence MRISNVTVRRRLLTIMICAVVAFAALIIRLGYVQLMKGQELAEKAEESWRRNIPFSAKRGEILDRNGERLAYNISSPTVMAIPVQVKEKEMTARRLAEALGMSEEKVLQMVSKKQLIVNIQPGGRKITLDKAQEIRAMNLPGIVVAEDNKRTYPYGSMAAHVLGFTGIENQGLTGIEQIYDKQLSGLSGSVSFLSDAAGRLMPGSGDTYQKPRDGLNLQLTIDQQVQTIIERELEQAMVQHQANSVFAIAMNPKSGEILGMGSRPTYQPDKFREVEPEVYNRNLPVWMTYEPGSTFKIITLSAALEEGKVNLKNERFFDPGAVEIGGARLRCWKRGGHGSQTFLEVVENSCNPGFVTLGNRLGKDKLFQYIRDFGFGKKTGIDLQGEAAGILFKPSQVGPVELATTAFGQGVSVTPIQQITAVSAAINGGYLYKPHVAKAWISPETGEVVEEIKPELVRQVISEETSRQVREALESVVAKGTGRNAFIDGYRVGGKTGTAQKVINGRYSASEHIVSFVGFAPADDPQIVIYVAVDNPQGIQFGGLVAAPIVRNMMTDALAALDVPRRSDQIERKYNYGDTPIVTVPDLIGKTVSELYEDLNMNFNLSSAGSGNVVIRQAPAAGERVERGSTIRVYLASEADLADESHEH is encoded by the coding sequence GTGAGAATATCCAATGTGACCGTCAGAAGAAGATTGCTGACGATTATGATCTGTGCTGTAGTCGCCTTCGCAGCGTTAATCATCCGGCTCGGCTATGTTCAACTGATGAAGGGGCAGGAGCTGGCGGAGAAGGCGGAGGAGTCATGGCGCCGTAATATTCCGTTCTCGGCCAAGCGTGGCGAGATTCTGGATCGCAACGGCGAACGGCTGGCCTATAACATAAGCTCGCCTACAGTGATGGCGATCCCTGTACAGGTGAAGGAGAAGGAGATGACGGCGCGGCGGCTGGCCGAGGCGCTGGGGATGTCGGAGGAAAAGGTGCTTCAGATGGTCAGCAAGAAGCAGTTGATCGTCAACATTCAGCCCGGCGGCAGGAAGATTACGCTGGATAAGGCGCAGGAGATTCGAGCCATGAATCTGCCGGGCATTGTGGTTGCCGAGGATAACAAACGCACCTATCCGTATGGCAGCATGGCGGCTCATGTGCTTGGCTTTACCGGCATCGAGAATCAAGGGCTTACCGGGATCGAGCAAATCTATGACAAGCAGTTGAGCGGGCTTTCAGGGAGCGTTTCCTTCCTGTCGGATGCGGCAGGAAGGCTGATGCCAGGCTCTGGCGATACATATCAGAAGCCGCGTGATGGCCTTAATCTGCAACTGACGATTGATCAGCAGGTGCAGACGATTATTGAGCGTGAATTGGAACAGGCGATGGTGCAGCATCAAGCGAACAGTGTGTTCGCGATTGCGATGAACCCCAAGAGCGGCGAGATTCTAGGCATGGGCAGCCGCCCAACCTATCAGCCCGACAAATTCCGCGAGGTTGAGCCGGAGGTCTATAACCGCAATCTGCCGGTGTGGATGACCTATGAGCCCGGCTCTACCTTCAAGATTATTACGTTGTCGGCTGCGCTGGAGGAGGGCAAGGTGAATCTGAAGAACGAGCGGTTCTTCGACCCTGGCGCAGTGGAGATCGGCGGCGCCCGGCTTCGCTGCTGGAAGCGGGGAGGACACGGCTCGCAGACCTTCCTGGAGGTGGTGGAGAACTCCTGCAACCCCGGCTTTGTTACACTCGGCAATCGGCTCGGCAAGGATAAGCTGTTCCAGTACATTCGAGATTTCGGCTTCGGGAAGAAGACGGGCATCGACCTGCAGGGCGAGGCGGCAGGGATTCTGTTCAAGCCAAGCCAGGTGGGGCCGGTGGAGCTGGCAACAACCGCCTTCGGCCAGGGCGTCTCGGTGACGCCGATCCAGCAGATTACCGCGGTCTCGGCAGCCATCAACGGCGGCTATCTGTATAAGCCGCATGTGGCCAAGGCGTGGATTAGTCCTGAAACCGGCGAGGTGGTCGAGGAGATCAAGCCGGAGCTGGTGCGTCAGGTCATCTCCGAGGAGACCTCGAGGCAGGTTCGCGAGGCGCTGGAGAGCGTGGTTGCCAAGGGGACCGGACGCAATGCCTTTATCGATGGCTACCGGGTAGGCGGCAAGACGGGAACCGCGCAGAAGGTCATTAACGGCCGTTATTCGGCCAGCGAGCATATCGTCTCGTTTGTCGGCTTCGCGCCCGCGGATGATCCGCAGATTGTAATCTATGTTGCGGTCGATAACCCGCAAGGCATCCAGTTCGGCGGTCTGGTCGCAGCGCCGATCGTTCGCAACATGATGACGGACGCGCTGGCGGCACTGGATGTCCCGCGGCGCAGTGACCAGATCGAACGCAAATATAACTATGGCGACACGCCGATCGTAACTGTGCCGGATCTGATCGGCAAGACAGTATCCGAGCTATATGAGGATCTGAATATGAATTTCAATTTGTCCTCGGCAGGCAGCGGCAATGTCGTCATTCGTCAAGCGCCTGCCGCTGGCGAGCGCGTCGAACGCGGCTCAACGATTCGCGTCTATCTTGCTAGTGAAGCCGATCTGGCTGATGAAAGCCACGAGCATTGA